A region of Neovison vison isolate M4711 chromosome 7, ASM_NN_V1, whole genome shotgun sequence DNA encodes the following proteins:
- the NR1H3 gene encoding oxysterols receptor LXR-alpha isoform X2 has translation MSLWLEAPVSDASPDSAAELWEPDAQDASSQALGGNTCILREEASTPQSGGGSLGAGLEAAEPAVLLPGVDTPPESTELRPQKRKKGPAPKMLGNELCSVCGDKASGFHYNVLSCEGCKGFFRRSVIKGTRYVCHSGGHCPMDTYMRRKCQECRLRKCRQAGMREECVLSEEQIRLKKLKRLEEEQAQATSMPPRVSSPPQVLPQLSPEQRGMIEKLVAAQQQCNRRSFSDRLRVTPWPMAPDPQSREARQQRFAHFTELAIVSVQEIVDFAKQLPGFLQLSREDQIALLKTSAIEVMLLETSRRYNPGSESITFLKDFSYNREDFAKAGLQVEFINPIFEFSRAMNELQLNDAEFALLIAISIFSAGPTDVPTDANETGEPPDTEQCPFRASVCTAPAGQKASSAAL, from the exons TGGGAGGCAACACCTGCATCCTCAGGGAGGAAGCCAGCACTCCCCAGTCCGGTGGGGGCTctctgggggcagggctggaggcagCAGAGCCTGCAGTCCTGCTCCCTGGGGTGGATACCCCTCCAGAGTCTACAG AGCTCCGTCCACAAAAGCGGAAAAAGGGGCCAGCCCCCAAAATGCTGGGCAACGAGCTGTGCAGTGTGTGTGGGGACAAGGCGTCCGGTTTCCACTACAACGTGCTGAGCTGTGAGGGCTGCAAGGGGTTCTTCCGCCGCAGTGTCATCAAAGGGACGCGCTATGTCTGCCACAGTGGGGGCCACTGCCCCATGGACACCTACATGCGTCGCAAATGTCAGGAGTGTCGTCTTCGAAAATGCCGCCAGGCTGGCATGCGGGAGGAGT GTGTCTTGTCAGAAGAGCAGATCCGCCTGAAGAAACTGAAGCGGctagaggaggagcaggctcagGCCACGTCCATGCCCCCAAGGGTGTCCTCACCCCCGCAAGTCCTGCCCCAGCTCAGCCCCGAGCAGCGGGGCATGATTGAGAAGCTGGTGGCTGCCCAGCAGCAGTGTAACAGACGCTCTTTTTCTGACCGGCTTCGAGTCACG CCTTGGCCCATGGCACCAGATCCCCAGAGCCGGGAGGCCCGTCAGCAGCGTTTTGCCCACTTCACCGAGCTGGCCATCGTCTCTGTGCAGGAGATCGTTGATTTTGCCAAACAGCTGCCTGGCTTCCTGCAGCTCAGCCGGGAGGACCAGATTGCCCTGCTGAAGACCTCCGCGATCGAG GTGATGCTTCTGGAGACATCTCGGAGGTACAACCCTGGGAGTGAGAGTATCACCTTCCTCAAGGATTTCAGTTATAACCGGGAAGACTTTGCCAAAGCAG ggCTGCAGGTGGAGTTCATCAACCCCATCTTCGAGTTCTCCAGAGCCATGAACGAACTGCAACTCAATGATGCCGAGTTTGCTTTGCTCATTGCCATCAGCATCTTTTCTGCAG gacCGACTGATGTTCCCACGGATGCTAATGAAACTGGTGAGCCTCCGGACACTGAGCAGTGTCCATTCAGAGCAAGTGTTTGCACTGCGCCTGCAGGACAAAAAGCTTCCTCCGCTGCTCTCTGA
- the NR1H3 gene encoding oxysterols receptor LXR-alpha isoform X1: MSLWLEAPVSDASPDSAAELWEPDAQDASSQALGGNTCILREEASTPQSGGGSLGAGLEAAEPAVLLPGVDTPPESTELRPQKRKKGPAPKMLGNELCSVCGDKASGFHYNVLSCEGCKGFFRRSVIKGTRYVCHSGGHCPMDTYMRRKCQECRLRKCRQAGMREECVLSEEQIRLKKLKRLEEEQAQATSMPPRVSSPPQVLPQLSPEQRGMIEKLVAAQQQCNRRSFSDRLRVTPWPMAPDPQSREARQQRFAHFTELAIVSVQEIVDFAKQLPGFLQLSREDQIALLKTSAIEVMLLETSRRYNPGSESITFLKDFSYNREDFAKAGLQVEFINPIFEFSRAMNELQLNDAEFALLIAISIFSADRPNVQDQLQVERLQHTYVEALHAYVSIHHPHDRLMFPRMLMKLVSLRTLSSVHSEQVFALRLQDKKLPPLLSEIWDVHE, encoded by the exons TGGGAGGCAACACCTGCATCCTCAGGGAGGAAGCCAGCACTCCCCAGTCCGGTGGGGGCTctctgggggcagggctggaggcagCAGAGCCTGCAGTCCTGCTCCCTGGGGTGGATACCCCTCCAGAGTCTACAG AGCTCCGTCCACAAAAGCGGAAAAAGGGGCCAGCCCCCAAAATGCTGGGCAACGAGCTGTGCAGTGTGTGTGGGGACAAGGCGTCCGGTTTCCACTACAACGTGCTGAGCTGTGAGGGCTGCAAGGGGTTCTTCCGCCGCAGTGTCATCAAAGGGACGCGCTATGTCTGCCACAGTGGGGGCCACTGCCCCATGGACACCTACATGCGTCGCAAATGTCAGGAGTGTCGTCTTCGAAAATGCCGCCAGGCTGGCATGCGGGAGGAGT GTGTCTTGTCAGAAGAGCAGATCCGCCTGAAGAAACTGAAGCGGctagaggaggagcaggctcagGCCACGTCCATGCCCCCAAGGGTGTCCTCACCCCCGCAAGTCCTGCCCCAGCTCAGCCCCGAGCAGCGGGGCATGATTGAGAAGCTGGTGGCTGCCCAGCAGCAGTGTAACAGACGCTCTTTTTCTGACCGGCTTCGAGTCACG CCTTGGCCCATGGCACCAGATCCCCAGAGCCGGGAGGCCCGTCAGCAGCGTTTTGCCCACTTCACCGAGCTGGCCATCGTCTCTGTGCAGGAGATCGTTGATTTTGCCAAACAGCTGCCTGGCTTCCTGCAGCTCAGCCGGGAGGACCAGATTGCCCTGCTGAAGACCTCCGCGATCGAG GTGATGCTTCTGGAGACATCTCGGAGGTACAACCCTGGGAGTGAGAGTATCACCTTCCTCAAGGATTTCAGTTATAACCGGGAAGACTTTGCCAAAGCAG ggCTGCAGGTGGAGTTCATCAACCCCATCTTCGAGTTCTCCAGAGCCATGAACGAACTGCAACTCAATGATGCCGAGTTTGCTTTGCTCATTGCCATCAGCATCTTTTCTGCAG ACCGGCCCAACGTGCAGGACCAGCTCCAGGTAGAGAGGCTGCAACACACATATGTGGAGGCCCTGCATGCCTACGTCTCCATCCACCATCCCCAT gacCGACTGATGTTCCCACGGATGCTAATGAAACTGGTGAGCCTCCGGACACTGAGCAGTGTCCATTCAGAGCAAGTGTTTGCACTGCGCCTGCAGGACAAAAAGCTTCCTCCGCTGCTCTCTGAGATCTGGGATGTGCACGAATGA
- the NR1H3 gene encoding oxysterols receptor LXR-alpha isoform X3 → MSLWLEAPVSDASPDSAAELWEPDAQDASSQALGGNTCILREEASTPQSGGGSLGAGLEAAEPAVLLPGVDTPPESTELRPQKRKKGPAPKMLGNELCSVCGDKASGFHYNVLSCEGCKGFFRRSVIKGTRYVCHSGGHCPMDTYMRRKCQECRLRKCRQAGMREECVLSEEQIRLKKLKRLEEEQAQATSMPPRVSSPPQVLPQLSPEQRGMIEKLVAAQQQCNRRSFSDRLRVTPWPMAPDPQSREARQQRFAHFTELAIVSVQEIVDFAKQLPGFLQLSREDQIALLKTSAIEVMLLETSRRYNPGSESITFLKDFSYNREDFAKAGLQVEFINPIFEFSRAMNELQLNDAEFALLIAISIFSAGPAPGREAATHICGGPACLRLHPPSP, encoded by the exons TGGGAGGCAACACCTGCATCCTCAGGGAGGAAGCCAGCACTCCCCAGTCCGGTGGGGGCTctctgggggcagggctggaggcagCAGAGCCTGCAGTCCTGCTCCCTGGGGTGGATACCCCTCCAGAGTCTACAG AGCTCCGTCCACAAAAGCGGAAAAAGGGGCCAGCCCCCAAAATGCTGGGCAACGAGCTGTGCAGTGTGTGTGGGGACAAGGCGTCCGGTTTCCACTACAACGTGCTGAGCTGTGAGGGCTGCAAGGGGTTCTTCCGCCGCAGTGTCATCAAAGGGACGCGCTATGTCTGCCACAGTGGGGGCCACTGCCCCATGGACACCTACATGCGTCGCAAATGTCAGGAGTGTCGTCTTCGAAAATGCCGCCAGGCTGGCATGCGGGAGGAGT GTGTCTTGTCAGAAGAGCAGATCCGCCTGAAGAAACTGAAGCGGctagaggaggagcaggctcagGCCACGTCCATGCCCCCAAGGGTGTCCTCACCCCCGCAAGTCCTGCCCCAGCTCAGCCCCGAGCAGCGGGGCATGATTGAGAAGCTGGTGGCTGCCCAGCAGCAGTGTAACAGACGCTCTTTTTCTGACCGGCTTCGAGTCACG CCTTGGCCCATGGCACCAGATCCCCAGAGCCGGGAGGCCCGTCAGCAGCGTTTTGCCCACTTCACCGAGCTGGCCATCGTCTCTGTGCAGGAGATCGTTGATTTTGCCAAACAGCTGCCTGGCTTCCTGCAGCTCAGCCGGGAGGACCAGATTGCCCTGCTGAAGACCTCCGCGATCGAG GTGATGCTTCTGGAGACATCTCGGAGGTACAACCCTGGGAGTGAGAGTATCACCTTCCTCAAGGATTTCAGTTATAACCGGGAAGACTTTGCCAAAGCAG ggCTGCAGGTGGAGTTCATCAACCCCATCTTCGAGTTCTCCAGAGCCATGAACGAACTGCAACTCAATGATGCCGAGTTTGCTTTGCTCATTGCCATCAGCATCTTTTCTGCAG GACCAGCTCCAGGTAGAGAGGCTGCAACACACATATGTGGAGGCCCTGCATGCCTACGTCTCCATCCACCATCCCCAT ga